In Sphingopyxis sp. FD7, a single window of DNA contains:
- a CDS encoding DUF2840 domain-containing protein — translation MSDGPQLTHVTLVWREGSQEDWLKFGKPVAETIVDRRQRIESYSAGQVFGLVRWAANDYGTIRSTLDIVRAVGAHESCTPIAQVDPGGELLLSVRGWPKVNHVFRLIDAIEAAGIDPCEVAPDHWRHIHNRMAGRERPRGYSPARHRAWLQRKTLLP, via the coding sequence TTGAGCGATGGGCCGCAGCTGACCCATGTCACGCTCGTCTGGCGTGAAGGCAGCCAGGAAGATTGGCTCAAGTTCGGCAAGCCGGTCGCCGAGACGATCGTCGACCGCAGGCAGCGCATCGAAAGCTATTCCGCAGGCCAGGTGTTCGGCCTGGTGCGCTGGGCTGCCAATGATTATGGCACGATCCGCTCGACGCTCGACATCGTGCGTGCCGTCGGAGCGCACGAGTCCTGCACCCCGATCGCGCAGGTCGATCCCGGCGGCGAGCTTCTGCTCTCCGTCCGGGGCTGGCCCAAGGTCAACCACGTCTTTCGCCTGATCGACGCGATCGAGGCGGCGGGCATCGACCCTTGCGAGGTCGCGCCCGATCATTGGCGGCACATCCACAACCGCATGGCCGGGCGCGAACGACCGCGCGGCTACAGCCCCGCGCGGCACCGCGCCTGGCTCCAGCGCAAGACGCTGCTCCCATGA